A single genomic interval of Alistipes sp. ZOR0009 harbors:
- a CDS encoding metallophosphoesterase family protein, which yields MLLRTLKRWLQAITCAAALILAASCSESNDGADENPLQKIKIAVISDTHLMAPSLLVQDGKAFQTYLAGDRKMLVESEAIMKEVVSQLLAEKPNIVLVTGDLTKDGELESHQLMATYLKKLTDAGIKVVVTPGNHDINNPHAMRFDGDAATKVASISPTEFKNLYNPFGYGNTVAQDNASLSYVTEPVPDFRIIAIDACEYYKNDASTCVTAGTIKPETLAWVKAQVGEARAKNKEVIAIMHHGLLPHYASQTTFFPEYVVEGWENASSQLAAAGLRAVFTGHYHAQDIALRNSLPEGFIFDIETGSTVTYPSPYRVMVYQNGVLDITTKQVEQISASSLQGKPFPDFAKNFLEKGLEGQASYMLTHAPYNLPASTAAAIAPSIRNAFVAHYSGDENLSATEKATVDQIIAGAGSFGTTFKALLYGLWSDGAPADRNVSINLKTGEYTR from the coding sequence ATGCTTTTAAGAACGTTGAAACGATGGCTACAAGCGATAACCTGCGCAGCTGCGCTCATTTTGGCAGCCTCGTGCTCCGAGAGCAACGACGGAGCCGACGAAAATCCGCTACAAAAGATTAAGATTGCCGTAATATCCGACACGCACCTGATGGCTCCTTCGCTGCTGGTACAGGACGGCAAGGCGTTTCAAACCTACCTGGCGGGCGACCGCAAGATGCTGGTAGAAAGTGAGGCGATCATGAAGGAGGTGGTCAGCCAGCTGCTCGCCGAGAAGCCAAACATTGTGCTGGTAACGGGCGATTTAACCAAGGATGGCGAGCTGGAGTCGCACCAACTCATGGCCACCTACCTCAAGAAGCTTACCGACGCGGGCATTAAGGTGGTGGTAACTCCGGGCAACCACGATATCAACAACCCGCACGCCATGCGCTTCGACGGCGACGCCGCCACCAAGGTGGCCAGCATCAGCCCCACCGAATTCAAAAATCTCTACAACCCCTTCGGATACGGCAACACCGTGGCGCAGGATAACGCCTCGCTGAGCTACGTTACCGAACCGGTGCCCGACTTCCGCATCATCGCCATAGACGCCTGCGAGTACTACAAGAACGACGCCAGCACCTGCGTTACGGCAGGCACCATCAAACCCGAAACGCTGGCGTGGGTAAAGGCTCAGGTAGGCGAGGCGCGCGCCAAAAATAAGGAGGTGATCGCCATCATGCACCACGGGCTACTGCCGCACTACGCCTCGCAAACCACCTTCTTCCCCGAGTACGTGGTGGAGGGATGGGAAAACGCCTCCAGCCAGCTGGCTGCGGCGGGGCTTCGCGCCGTCTTTACGGGCCACTACCACGCGCAGGATATCGCGCTACGCAACAGCCTCCCCGAAGGGTTTATTTTTGATATCGAAACCGGATCGACAGTTACCTACCCATCGCCCTACCGCGTGATGGTGTACCAGAATGGGGTGCTCGACATCACCACCAAGCAGGTAGAGCAAATTAGCGCAAGCTCGCTTCAGGGCAAGCCATTCCCCGACTTTGCAAAGAATTTTCTCGAAAAGGGACTAGAGGGACAGGCCAGCTACATGCTCACCCACGCGCCCTACAACCTCCCCGCCTCAACGGCTGCTGCCATTGCGCCATCCATACGCAACGCGTTTGTGGCCCACTACAGCGGCGACGAGAACCTATCTGCCACCGAAAAGGCCACCGTGGATCAGATAATTGCAGGTGCGGGCAGCTTCGGCACCACCTTCAAGGCGCTGCTCTACGGGCTCTGGTCCGATGGCGCCCCAGCCGACAGAAATGTATCGATCAACCTAAAAACTGGCGAGTATACGCGATAA
- a CDS encoding SH3 domain-containing protein has product MKKWLLIVAGLLVVIGGVSYWLLTKDKDVSGGLGITEKDAVCLTDGVALKDAPGKEGAYVGTINFGEKLTITDKKEIETSKGSKIYYQVELKGGQKGWVKETAIIVAARPAAIAEDATVYKRPDLITQTTKVFSPLDIIAVTKKQGEFIEVYGKTKDGKKVKGGWIKSSAISFEDVDVAVAIYVAKANKKGSNDARLAALKEIVENPDFSSSRFIGELTALTAEAAPVPEQVTEEPDTTMAD; this is encoded by the coding sequence ATGAAAAAATGGCTATTGATTGTTGCCGGCTTGCTGGTTGTTATTGGCGGCGTTAGCTACTGGCTACTTACAAAGGATAAGGATGTTTCGGGCGGACTTGGCATTACCGAAAAGGATGCCGTTTGCCTTACTGATGGTGTTGCCCTAAAGGATGCTCCAGGAAAAGAAGGCGCCTACGTGGGTACCATCAACTTCGGAGAGAAGCTAACCATTACCGACAAGAAGGAGATCGAAACCTCGAAGGGATCGAAAATATACTACCAGGTGGAGCTTAAGGGTGGTCAGAAAGGATGGGTAAAAGAAACGGCCATCATCGTAGCCGCCCGTCCAGCAGCCATTGCCGAAGACGCCACCGTGTACAAGCGCCCCGACCTCATTACGCAAACCACCAAGGTATTTAGCCCGCTCGACATTATTGCCGTTACCAAAAAGCAGGGCGAATTTATTGAGGTGTACGGCAAAACCAAGGATGGCAAAAAGGTAAAAGGAGGATGGATTAAGAGCAGCGCCATCTCGTTTGAGGATGTAGACGTAGCTGTAGCCATCTACGTAGCTAAAGCCAACAAGAAGGGGAGCAACGATGCCCGCTTAGCCGCACTAAAAGAGATTGTAGAAAATCCCGACTTTAGCAGCTCGCGCTTTATCGGAGAGCTAACCGCCCTAACGGCTGAGGCTGCTCCCGTACCCGAACAGGTAACCGAAGAGCCAGATACTACCATGGCCGACTAA
- a CDS encoding DUF5018 domain-containing protein — protein MRKFLSLVLGIVVGATFILSCSKEEFKSSEKEITEFSIGSLAANAKGIVDQKAKTVTFKVPAGTDVKALVPMVMVSKYATVVPASGVSQDFTAPVTYTVTAEDGSKQTFTVTVIVMSGDKEIKSFKFAGLTPAVVGGINKETGAIRLSVPFGTNVKELVPTIEISEKATVTPAAGVKQDFTKPVVYTVAAEDGSKREYTVTVEAGKSTEKQLLEFKFAGISPAVVAAVDEGKKTVKAVVPFGTNVKALVPTLSVSANATANPASGVATDFSSDVQYTVTAQDGSKQAYIVSVEVAKNAEAKILKFKFAGLNPAVEGVVNEAEKTVKLTVPYGTNVASIVPSVTYSANAAISPNSEVAQNFSNPVVYAVTSESGVKVNYTVSVVVEPFKTEIKELSSTTIGQGESLTIKGNFAPSKTEVVLEGTTNYVLTIASESSSELKVMLPANIKVGNYTLTVKSDGVKTAYGSKITVVNPNAPVITGVNKQSFMRGIDLLILSGKNLKQAGKIPTVQIGSYLTNISVNDAGTQASLVVPMSSPLGLQEIYMGYTDGSEVEGVVKVTILENTKPAPTISTVSSTSLFFGDILTIDGTNFAASGNGVLFKESFAYDFRPTIISESATQIKVQLPTDRMASDYTLEVTSNGKTTSYGTKIGIAYGNLALTGLASSAVKPNEEIVVNGKYIYDNTENRMMNILVDGEWGSSYKIVDLKTISITPPSLSVGKHTLVIKSIQGSVLLSTEFEVK, from the coding sequence ATGAGAAAGTTCTTGTCCCTTGTGTTGGGGATTGTGGTTGGAGCAACCTTTATTCTATCCTGTTCGAAGGAAGAGTTTAAGAGTTCAGAAAAGGAGATTACAGAATTTTCGATTGGATCATTAGCTGCAAATGCTAAAGGTATCGTTGATCAGAAAGCTAAAACGGTGACTTTTAAAGTTCCTGCAGGTACTGATGTGAAAGCGTTAGTTCCAATGGTGATGGTCTCGAAATATGCTACTGTAGTTCCTGCTAGCGGCGTTAGCCAAGATTTTACAGCACCCGTGACTTATACTGTTACCGCAGAAGATGGTTCAAAACAAACTTTTACTGTTACGGTAATTGTAATGAGCGGAGATAAGGAAATTAAGTCGTTTAAATTCGCGGGCTTGACACCTGCTGTTGTTGGTGGAATTAATAAGGAGACTGGTGCGATTAGGCTGTCTGTTCCATTCGGAACGAACGTAAAGGAGCTGGTGCCCACCATTGAGATTTCAGAAAAGGCAACTGTAACTCCAGCCGCTGGTGTTAAGCAGGATTTTACAAAACCGGTAGTGTATACTGTTGCTGCCGAAGATGGGAGCAAGAGAGAGTATACAGTTACTGTAGAGGCTGGTAAAAGCACCGAAAAGCAGCTATTAGAGTTCAAGTTTGCAGGGATTTCGCCTGCTGTTGTTGCAGCAGTTGATGAGGGTAAGAAAACCGTTAAAGCAGTTGTTCCTTTTGGCACTAACGTAAAGGCTTTAGTACCTACTTTATCGGTTTCTGCGAATGCTACCGCTAATCCAGCATCTGGTGTTGCTACGGATTTTAGCAGTGATGTACAGTATACTGTTACCGCGCAGGATGGTTCAAAGCAAGCATATATAGTGTCTGTAGAGGTGGCAAAAAATGCGGAAGCTAAGATTCTTAAATTTAAATTTGCCGGACTTAACCCAGCAGTTGAGGGTGTCGTAAATGAGGCTGAAAAAACAGTTAAGTTAACTGTACCGTACGGTACTAATGTTGCTAGCATAGTTCCTTCAGTTACCTATTCTGCAAATGCGGCTATTTCTCCTAATTCCGAAGTGGCACAAAATTTTTCTAATCCGGTTGTTTATGCTGTGACCTCAGAAAGTGGGGTTAAAGTGAACTATACGGTTTCTGTTGTGGTTGAACCTTTCAAAACAGAAATTAAGGAACTTAGCTCAACAACCATTGGGCAGGGGGAATCTTTAACAATTAAAGGAAATTTTGCTCCATCAAAAACAGAGGTTGTTCTAGAGGGTACAACTAACTATGTGCTAACGATAGCATCGGAATCATCTTCTGAATTGAAGGTGATGCTTCCTGCAAACATTAAGGTAGGAAACTATACGCTAACCGTTAAGTCAGACGGAGTGAAGACGGCTTATGGTTCAAAAATTACGGTTGTTAATCCTAATGCACCAGTAATTACGGGTGTCAATAAGCAGTCGTTTATGAGAGGGATTGACTTGCTTATTCTTTCTGGAAAAAACCTAAAGCAGGCAGGAAAAATCCCAACTGTCCAAATAGGAAGTTATCTAACCAATATTAGCGTTAACGATGCAGGGACTCAGGCTTCTTTGGTTGTTCCAATGAGCTCTCCTTTGGGGCTACAGGAAATTTATATGGGTTATACAGATGGTTCAGAGGTTGAAGGTGTTGTTAAAGTTACCATTCTAGAAAACACAAAACCAGCGCCTACTATATCGACTGTAAGTTCCACCTCTCTTTTCTTTGGTGATATTCTTACCATCGACGGAACAAATTTTGCAGCATCTGGCAATGGGGTGTTGTTTAAAGAATCTTTTGCATACGATTTTAGGCCAACTATTATTTCTGAAAGCGCTACCCAAATAAAAGTTCAGCTCCCTACTGATAGAATGGCTTCTGATTATACGCTTGAAGTGACTTCAAATGGAAAGACTACTTCATATGGGACGAAGATTGGTATAGCATATGGAAATCTAGCGCTAACAGGATTAGCATCTTCTGCGGTAAAACCAAACGAGGAGATTGTTGTAAATGGGAAATATATTTACGATAATACTGAAAATAGGATGATGAACATCCTTGTTGATGGTGAATGGGGTAGTTCATATAAGATTGTGGATTTAAAAACTATTTCGATTACGCCTCCCTCTTTAAGTGTGGGAAAGCACACTTTAGTTATAAAGAGTATACAGGGATCAGTTTTGCTCTCAACGGAATTTGAGGTGAAATAG
- a CDS encoding S28 family serine protease: MKKTKATCLLLLLVVQAFIGTAQSNIPQQLKSLYGIKSVEAVKSEQYPEKYEAFIEQPLSYADTTLGKFSQRFFVAHVGYDRPTVIVTEGYSADYAANPRYKEELSKLFNANLVFVEHRYFSKSTPQNADWKYLTAEASANDLHRITQALKSIYKGKWISTGISKGGQTTLLYRAYFPNDVDISVPYVAPLNFGEEDGRHEPFIASFVGTKTDRQKVLDFQTEVLKRRENLQPMFEALCSKEGLKFNAPLSEIYDYSVLEYSFSLWQWGTPVSTIPSIDAPDSTIFKHFIAISHPSYFQNTSPTTSFFVQAAKELGYYGYDIKPFKKLLTIKSAKGYLRKLMVPENAAPKFSKELAKKCQKFLNENDPKMIFIYGEWDPWSAVAASYKGKKENLSRYFQPGGNHRARISTLPAPLKKEVTEKIEKWLKE; this comes from the coding sequence ATGAAAAAAACAAAAGCAACATGCCTGCTACTATTACTGGTGGTGCAGGCATTTATTGGAACCGCGCAGTCAAACATTCCGCAGCAGCTAAAATCGCTTTACGGCATTAAATCTGTAGAGGCGGTTAAGAGTGAGCAGTATCCCGAAAAGTATGAGGCATTCATTGAGCAGCCGCTCTCCTACGCCGATACCACTTTAGGAAAATTCTCGCAGCGCTTTTTTGTGGCACACGTAGGTTACGACCGACCAACGGTTATTGTTACCGAAGGCTATAGCGCCGACTATGCGGCCAACCCTCGCTACAAAGAAGAGCTATCTAAGCTTTTCAATGCAAACCTTGTGTTTGTAGAGCATCGCTACTTCTCCAAATCTACCCCACAAAATGCCGACTGGAAATACCTAACAGCCGAAGCCTCTGCCAACGATTTACACCGAATTACTCAGGCGCTAAAATCGATCTATAAAGGGAAATGGATTAGCACAGGCATCAGCAAGGGTGGGCAAACAACCCTTCTTTACCGTGCCTACTTCCCAAACGATGTAGATATCTCGGTTCCATACGTTGCCCCTCTTAATTTTGGAGAGGAAGATGGACGCCACGAACCCTTTATTGCCAGTTTTGTGGGCACTAAAACCGATCGTCAAAAGGTACTTGACTTTCAAACCGAAGTTTTAAAGCGTAGAGAAAATCTCCAGCCTATGTTCGAAGCGCTATGCAGTAAGGAAGGACTAAAGTTCAATGCGCCATTAAGCGAGATTTACGACTACTCGGTGCTTGAGTACTCATTCTCTCTATGGCAATGGGGCACACCAGTAAGTACAATCCCCAGCATAGACGCACCTGACTCCACCATTTTTAAGCATTTTATTGCCATCTCTCACCCCAGCTACTTCCAGAATACGAGCCCAACCACCTCCTTTTTTGTGCAGGCAGCCAAAGAACTTGGCTACTACGGCTACGATATAAAACCATTTAAAAAGCTGCTTACCATTAAGAGTGCAAAAGGATACCTTCGCAAGCTCATGGTTCCTGAAAATGCAGCGCCGAAATTTAGCAAAGAACTCGCAAAAAAATGTCAGAAGTTCCTAAACGAAAATGATCCTAAAATGATATTTATTTACGGCGAATGGGATCCATGGAGCGCTGTTGCCGCCAGCTACAAGGGAAAGAAGGAGAACCTCTCCAGATATTTCCAACCTGGAGGTAACCACAGAGCCCGAATTTCAACATTACCCGCTCCGTTAAAAAAAGAGGTAACTGAGAAGATTGAAAAATGGCTAAAGGAATAA
- a CDS encoding protease inhibitor I42 family protein translates to MNLTVFYFFISSLFVGTIHVEMEDSIHVQQGDVFNVIMSANHTTGFSWVWDKADSVNGVDSIGHRYEKSIDGLVVCGGTETWSFKAISKGVFSLKFRYVRPWDPKNPAQVKSVSLVVK, encoded by the coding sequence ATGAACTTAACCGTCTTTTATTTCTTTATCTCTAGTCTTTTTGTCGGAACTATTCATGTGGAAATGGAGGATTCCATTCATGTTCAACAAGGTGATGTTTTTAATGTCATTATGAGCGCCAACCATACTACTGGTTTTTCATGGGTTTGGGACAAGGCTGATTCTGTAAACGGAGTTGACTCTATTGGGCACCGGTATGAAAAATCGATTGATGGGTTAGTTGTTTGTGGTGGTACTGAAACTTGGAGTTTTAAGGCAATTTCTAAGGGCGTTTTTAGTTTGAAGTTTAGGTATGTGAGGCCTTGGGATCCTAAAAATCCAGCTCAAGTTAAGAGCGTTTCTTTGGTTGTAAAATAA
- a CDS encoding protease inhibitor I42 family protein, giving the protein MKYIFGRMMIPFFALLFFSGIGASAAAFSDSCRVKKGKPFVVKMPSNPTTGYSWKWNKDRSVANVDSVSRKFVANKTGAIGAAGVDVWTFKVKKEGVYYLHFSYVRPWENDVVVKRKEIVIIVY; this is encoded by the coding sequence ATGAAATATATATTCGGAAGAATGATGATTCCTTTTTTTGCATTACTGTTTTTCAGTGGAATAGGAGCGTCGGCTGCTGCATTTTCTGATAGCTGTCGGGTGAAAAAGGGGAAGCCTTTTGTAGTGAAGATGCCTTCTAACCCAACTACAGGGTATAGCTGGAAATGGAACAAAGATCGTTCTGTGGCTAATGTAGACTCTGTATCGCGCAAATTTGTCGCTAATAAAACGGGAGCAATTGGTGCCGCTGGAGTTGATGTTTGGACATTTAAAGTTAAAAAGGAAGGCGTTTACTATCTTCATTTTTCATATGTTAGGCCATGGGAGAATGATGTAGTAGTAAAAAGAAAGGAAATTGTAATAATTGTATATTGA
- a CDS encoding NADPH-dependent F420 reductase, with the protein MKIAIVGAGNMGGALARALARVGYRVYVGIRESREAKIVALENYHENISTHAIEELGELADIFIFCTVPPAITDVCSRIGPLQEKIIVDTMNSVHSHPETHKNTFEALSHIYPSCHVVKAFNTTGFENILHPNFGGISIDTFMAGRDKHSKDVVRKLARDIGFSECYDFGGVEEVELLEDFAKVWINLALFQGQGRNIAFKLLKRG; encoded by the coding sequence ATGAAAATTGCTATTGTTGGAGCTGGAAATATGGGAGGTGCACTTGCACGCGCTTTGGCAAGGGTTGGCTATAGAGTGTATGTAGGGATTCGCGAAAGTAGAGAAGCAAAAATTGTTGCGCTCGAAAATTATCACGAGAATATATCTACTCATGCAATCGAAGAGCTGGGCGAATTGGCTGATATTTTTATTTTTTGCACCGTTCCTCCCGCTATTACTGATGTTTGCAGTCGAATAGGGCCTCTTCAAGAAAAAATTATAGTTGATACGATGAACTCGGTGCACTCGCATCCCGAGACTCATAAAAATACTTTTGAAGCACTATCTCATATCTATCCTTCGTGTCATGTTGTAAAGGCCTTCAACACTACTGGCTTTGAAAATATTCTTCATCCCAATTTTGGAGGAATTTCGATTGACACTTTTATGGCAGGGCGTGATAAGCATTCGAAAGATGTTGTCCGCAAGTTGGCAAGGGATATTGGGTTCTCAGAATGCTACGATTTTGGAGGAGTAGAAGAGGTTGAACTTCTTGAGGATTTCGCAAAGGTCTGGATTAATCTAGCCTTATTTCAAGGGCAAGGAAGAAATATTGCATTTAAGTTACTTAAGCGAGGATGA
- the omp85 gene encoding Omp85 family outer membrane protein has product MSRALLTALLLFQILAAAATDTTSTRQPDLIKKGWNLGPIPVVAFDSDLGFEYGAVINFFNYGNGSTYPEYRHSIFMEASRYTKGSGQYRIIYDSKFVLEGIRIMADLQYLPTLAAEFYGFNGSESRYNKQWIRPGNKDYHSELFYKMNKDILRAGLDLQGHFENPKFGWIAGTSFQRYNVGPLKMNKLNAEPSPYDESDVLYNKYVKWGIIKEWEKRGGAHITLKGALIYDTRDNEPNPMRGTWADALIYYVSPNLNEKGKGHAKLALSIRKYFTIVPNDLSFAFRAMTQNTIAGTCPFYMLSQIVTVSPRRSFFEGLGGAYSLRGIMRNRVVADGFALANAEFRYKFWRLHLLRQNFYCAITAFGDVGLITQKTKLDLAKVPISEYNSYFSNTAQRPHYSVGIGGKLVMNQNFVISGDIGKALDNQDGNMGVYIGVNFLF; this is encoded by the coding sequence ATGAGCAGAGCCCTACTTACGGCCCTATTGTTATTTCAAATACTTGCTGCTGCGGCTACTGACACAACCAGCACCCGTCAACCCGATCTTATAAAAAAAGGATGGAACCTTGGACCTATACCCGTCGTAGCATTTGACTCCGATTTAGGGTTCGAATATGGCGCCGTGATTAACTTTTTCAACTACGGAAATGGAAGTACCTATCCAGAATACCGGCACTCTATTTTTATGGAAGCCTCACGCTATACGAAAGGATCTGGTCAGTATCGTATTATCTACGACAGTAAATTTGTTCTAGAAGGCATAAGAATCATGGCTGATCTGCAATACCTTCCAACATTAGCCGCTGAATTTTACGGCTTCAATGGTTCTGAAAGCAGGTATAATAAGCAATGGATAAGGCCAGGGAATAAGGATTACCACTCCGAACTTTTTTACAAAATGAACAAGGATATTCTAAGGGCTGGGCTTGATCTACAAGGCCACTTTGAAAATCCCAAATTTGGATGGATTGCAGGCACCTCGTTTCAAAGATATAATGTTGGCCCATTAAAGATGAATAAGTTGAATGCAGAACCAAGCCCTTACGATGAATCGGACGTGCTGTACAACAAGTATGTAAAATGGGGAATAATAAAAGAATGGGAAAAACGAGGAGGCGCCCATATCACCTTAAAAGGGGCATTAATTTACGATACACGCGATAATGAGCCAAATCCAATGCGGGGCACTTGGGCTGACGCACTAATTTACTACGTGTCGCCAAATTTAAACGAAAAAGGAAAAGGTCATGCCAAACTTGCTCTTTCGATTCGAAAGTATTTTACCATTGTACCCAACGACCTGTCGTTTGCGTTTAGAGCAATGACACAAAATACAATTGCAGGAACATGCCCATTCTACATGCTCTCACAAATAGTTACGGTATCTCCCCGTCGATCCTTTTTCGAAGGATTAGGAGGAGCATACTCCCTTCGTGGAATCATGCGCAACAGAGTTGTTGCTGATGGGTTTGCCCTTGCAAACGCCGAGTTTAGATACAAATTTTGGCGACTTCATCTATTACGTCAAAATTTTTACTGCGCAATTACGGCATTTGGTGATGTAGGCCTCATTACGCAAAAAACAAAGTTAGACCTCGCAAAAGTCCCCATATCGGAATACAACAGCTACTTCAGCAACACGGCTCAACGGCCCCACTATTCGGTTGGCATTGGAGGAAAGTTGGTCATGAATCAAAACTTTGTTATATCGGGTGACATCGGAAAAGCACTGGACAACCAAGACGGAAATATGGGCGTATATATTGGCGTAAACTTCCTATTTTAA
- a CDS encoding acetate uptake transporter, producing the protein MEKNDGVLTLKDTTANPAPLGLLGFGMTTILLNLHNVGFYELNAMIIGMGIFVGGLAQVIAGVMEFKKNNTFGATAFSAYGFFWITLVAIWLLPRTEMGAELKATADSMGWFLSVWGIFSAFMFIGTLRMNRVMQIVFGSLVGLFALLAIADFSGNESIKVLAGVVGIFCGAMALYASVAQILNEVYGKELLPLGAK; encoded by the coding sequence ATGGAAAAAAATGACGGCGTTCTTACGCTAAAAGACACGACCGCCAATCCCGCACCTCTTGGGCTTCTTGGCTTTGGAATGACTACCATTCTCCTAAACCTACACAATGTGGGCTTCTACGAATTAAATGCGATGATTATTGGCATGGGGATATTTGTAGGAGGACTAGCACAAGTAATTGCAGGTGTAATGGAGTTCAAAAAAAACAACACGTTTGGGGCTACCGCCTTCTCCGCTTACGGCTTCTTTTGGATCACCCTTGTGGCAATATGGCTACTTCCTCGTACCGAAATGGGCGCAGAACTTAAGGCAACTGCAGATTCAATGGGATGGTTCTTATCTGTATGGGGAATATTTTCTGCATTCATGTTTATAGGAACTCTCCGAATGAACAGAGTTATGCAAATTGTATTTGGTTCGTTGGTAGGTCTATTTGCGCTACTTGCAATTGCAGACTTTAGTGGCAACGAATCTATTAAAGTTCTTGCCGGTGTTGTCGGAATTTTTTGCGGAGCAATGGCCCTGTATGCCAGCGTTGCACAAATCCTGAATGAAGTTTACGGAAAGGAACTTCTTCCTCTAGGAGCAAAGTAG
- a CDS encoding DUF2752 domain-containing protein, translating into MLQRVFSWRYSRIKWIFAFLLFVIFVFIYKNYNPSGVDFFPKCPFLVLTGFKCPGCGSQRAIHHLLNLEIGQAFRQNPLLVILIPYVLGGIWFDMTNNLTQRMLEIRKKIYGVYAIWIMFTVVLAFWIFRNI; encoded by the coding sequence GTGTTGCAACGAGTCTTTTCATGGCGCTATAGCCGTATAAAATGGATATTCGCTTTTTTGCTTTTTGTAATTTTTGTTTTTATATACAAAAATTACAATCCAAGCGGGGTTGATTTTTTTCCAAAATGCCCATTCCTTGTATTAACTGGGTTTAAGTGTCCAGGATGTGGTTCTCAAAGAGCAATTCACCATCTTTTGAATTTGGAAATTGGTCAGGCTTTTAGACAAAATCCTCTGTTAGTTATACTTATTCCATACGTTCTTGGAGGAATCTGGTTTGATATGACTAATAATTTGACACAACGGATGCTTGAAATTCGAAAAAAAATATACGGAGTTTATGCAATTTGGATAATGTTTACCGTTGTTCTTGCTTTTTGGATCTTTAGGAATATCTAA
- a CDS encoding CD225/dispanin family protein, which produces METQTGQKPPKSWLVESILVTIFCCLPFGIVGIVNASRVESRYYAGDIEGAMRASQEAGKWTKVAFWLGLVVVILYVILAVAGVATSLFMAL; this is translated from the coding sequence ATGGAAACTCAAACTGGGCAAAAACCGCCTAAATCATGGCTGGTGGAATCTATTCTTGTAACGATTTTTTGTTGTTTACCTTTTGGTATTGTTGGTATCGTTAATGCTTCTCGAGTAGAATCTCGTTATTATGCTGGTGATATTGAGGGTGCTATGCGTGCTTCTCAGGAAGCTGGAAAATGGACGAAAGTTGCCTTCTGGCTGGGACTTGTAGTGGTAATATTATATGTTATTTTAGCAGTGGCAGGTGTTGCAACGAGTCTTTTCATGGCGCTATAG